In Syngnathus scovelli strain Florida chromosome 11, RoL_Ssco_1.2, whole genome shotgun sequence, one DNA window encodes the following:
- the prxl2b gene encoding prostamide/prostaglandin F synthase — MDNIDLNRVGKNLLKSADTGENVELQSLWQDRSAVLFFLRRFGCQVCRWTAAEISKLEPDLSANGVALVGIGPEELGLDEFKQLGFFKGSIYIDEQKKCYKDLGFKRYTALSVVPAALGKKVREATSKASAGGIQGNFSGDLLQSGGMLIVAKGGEKILLHFVQDSPGDYVPLEDITKALSISSHAKEGQRPVCNDDVCTR, encoded by the exons ATGGATAACATCGATCTTAATCGTGTTGGGAAGAACTTGTTGAAGAGCGCGGACACTGGAGAG AATGTGGAGCTGCAGTCTCTGTGGCAGGACCGGTCGGCGGTCTTGTTTTTCCTGCGACGCTTTGGTTGCCAGGTGTGCCGCTGGACAGCGGCCGAGATCAGTAAGCTGGAGCCTGACCTGAGCGCCAATGGCGTGGCGCTGGTGGGCATCGGGCCCGAGGAGTTAGGCCTCGACGAGTTCAAACAGTTGGGGTTCTTTAAAGGAT CAATCTACATTGATGAGCAAAAGAAATGCTACAAGGACTTGGGCTTCAAAAG GTACACAGCTTTGAGCGTGGTTCCCGCCGCGCTGGGGAAGAAAGTACGAGAAGCGACTTCAAAG GCCAGCGCTGGCGGCATCCAGGGCAACTTCTCCGGTGACCTGCTCCAGAGTGGAGGCATGCTCATCGTAGCCAAAG GTGGGGAGAAGAtcttactgcactttgtccaagACTCCCCAGGAGACTATGTACCTTTGGAGGACATAACAAAAGCGTTGTCCATTTCATCCCACGCAAAAGAGGGTCAAAGGCCGGTG TGTAATGATGATGTTTGCACTCGATGA
- the mmel1 gene encoding membrane metallo-endopeptidase-like 1 isoform X2 — protein MGKSESQMDIMEKSGKPGKRGWTVAEIGLSVLLLLVSCALAGLVVLYTSVLKEQSQRSSVSRSSADMGGQLLRSNLDSVCTTADCVIAASRLLQNMDASVKPCDNFYQYACGGWLDRHVIPETSSRHSVFDILRDKLEIVLKGALETESKEDRDAIKKAKILYSSCLNESLIEQRDSQPLLMLIDIIGDWPVASDDWNATSEEEWNLEDTLATMTARFHKKALLDMYVWTDDRDSRRHIVYIDQPGLGMPSRDYYFNDGNYKRVREAYLHFMVAIAKMTREDRNLTQDDERVWEEMMQVLDLETDIANATLPAEERQDVTVLYNKMTVTELQSTFGFNGFNWTRFIRGVLSSVSLTVELEEEVVVYSSPYLDKMNEVLSRHSVRTMQNYLTWQLVIDRVNSLSRRFKDARARYRKTLYGTTVEDAWWRECVRYVQSSMENAVGALYVRETFAGESKRMVSDLIGKIQTAYVETLEELGWMDATSKEKAREKAMAIKEHIGYPDHILQEDNQKLDQEYAHLNFSEEHYFENILENLKSEAHKSLKKLREPVDPNLWIIGAAVVNAFYSPNRNQIVFPAGILQPPFFSKHQQQALNFGGIGMVIGHEITHGFDDNGRNFDKDGNMLNWWSNYSAEHFKEQSQCIVQQYGKFNWKLAGGQNVSGISTLGENIADNGGVRQAYKAYLKWVETEGEEPRLPGLDMDHKQLFFLNFAQVWCGAYRPEYASQSIKTDSHSPLEYRVLGSLQNFEAFSEAFQCQQGSPMNPEQKCRVW, from the exons ATGGGCAAATCTGAAAGCCAAATGGATATCATGGAGAAATCGGGTAAACCTGGCAAACGTGGATGGACGGTAGCAGAAATCGGTCTGTCTGTGCTCCTGCTGCTAGTCAGCTGCGCCTTGGCCGGCCTGGTGGTCCTCTACACATCGGTGCTCAAAG AACAATCTCAGCGTTCGAGTGTGTCTCGCAGCTCAGCAGACATGGGAG GTCAGCTGTTGCGCTCCAACCTCGACAGTGTGTGCACAACTGCAGACTGCGTAATCGCAG CGTCACGGCTCCTGCAGAACATGGATGCGTCGGTGAAGCCCTGCGATAACTTCTACCAGTACGCCTGCGGGGGCTGGCTGGACCGCCATGTCATCCCCGAGACCAGCTCGCGTCACAGCGTCTTTGACATCCTCAGGGACAAGCTGGAGATTGTTCTCAAAG GTGCTTTGGAGACGGAAAGCAAAGAAGACAGAGATGCCATCAAGAAAGCCAAAATACTTTACAGCTCCTGCTTGAATGAAA GCCTCATTGAGCAGCGCGACTCTCAGCCACTCCTGATGCTCATCGACATTATCGGCGACTGGCCTGTGGCTTCTGATGACTGGAACGCCACCTCTG AGGAAGAATGGAACCTCGAGGACACGCTGGCCACAATGACCGCTCGCTTTCATAAGAAGGCTCTCCTGGACATGTACGTGTGGACCGACGACCGAGATTCTCGGCGCCATATCGTTTAT ATTGACCAGCCGGGACTTGGGATGCCTTCAAGAGATTATTATTTTAACGATGGAAACTACAAAAGG GTTCGCGAGGCCTACCTCCACTTCATGGTCGCCATCGCCAAGATGACCCGTGAGGACAGGAACCTGACGCAGGACGATGAACGCGTGTGGGAGGAAATGATGCAAGTCTTGGACCTGGAGACGGACATTGCCAAC GCCACATTGCCGGCTGAGGAGCGTCAGGATGTCACCGTTCTTTACAACAAGATGACGGTGACCGAGCTGCAGAGTACTTTTGGCTTTAAC GGTTTTAACTGGACACGGTTTATTCGAGGCGTGCTATCCAGCGTGTCACTCACTGTGGAGCTGGAAGAGGAAGTGGTGGTGTACAGCTCACCTTACCTGGACAAGATGAATGAAGTCCTCTCCAGACACAGTGTTCG AACTATGCAGAACTATCTTACCTGGCAGCTGGTCATTGACAGAGTTAACAGCTTAAGTCGACGTTTCAAAGACGCCAGGGCCCGTTACAGGAAG ACTCTGTATGGGACCACGGTGGAGGATGCCTGGTGGCGAGAATGTGTCCGATACGTCCAGAGCAGCATGGAGAATGCCGTCGGAGCGCTGTACGTACGAGAGACTTTTGCCGGGGAAAGCAAACGAATG GTCAGTGACCTCATCGGAAAAATCCAAACAGCGTATGTGGAAACACTTGAGGAGCTAGGCTGGATGGATGCAACCTCTAAGGAGAAGGCCAGAGAGAAG GCCATGGCCATCAAAGAGCATATTGGCTATCCAGATCACATTCTGCAAGAAGATAACCAGAAACTGGACCAAGAGTATGCTCAC TTGAATTTTAGCGAGGAACACTACTTTGAGAACATTCTGGAGAATCTCAAGTCTGAGGCCCACAAGAGTTTGAAGAAGCTCAGAGAGCCGGTGGATCCTAACTT GTGGATCATCGGtgctgcagtggtgaacgctttTTACTCTCCCAACAGAAACCAGATCG TGTTTCCCGCAGGCATCCTGCAGCCACCTTTCTTCAGTAAACATCAACAGCAGGCTTTGAACTTCGGTGGAATCGGAATGGTCATCGGTCATGAGATCACGCATGGATTTGATGATAATG GGCGTAATTTCGACAAGGACGGCAACATGCTCAACTGGTGGAGTAATTACTCGGCAGAACATTTCAAGGAGCAGTCACAGTGCATAGTGCAGCAGTACGGGAAGTTCAACTGGAAACTTGCTGGCGGACAAAAC GTGAGCGGAATCAGCACTTTAGGGGAGAACATAGCTGATAACGGAGGGGTTCGGCAAGCCTATAAG GCTTACCTTAAGTGGGTGGAGACAGAAGGAGAAGAGCCTCGTCTGCCTGGTCTGGACATGGATCACAAGCAGTTGTTCTTTCTTAACTTTGCCCAA GTTTGGTGCGGGGCATATCGACCCGAATATGCCAGCCAATCCATTAAGACGGACTCTCACAGCCCTTTAGAATACAG GGTTCTCGGTTCACTCCAGAATTTTGAAGCCTTCTCAGAGGCGTTCCAGTGCCAGCAAGGGAGCCCGATGAACCCAGAGCAAAAATGTCGCGTCTGGTAG
- the mmel1 gene encoding membrane metallo-endopeptidase-like 1 isoform X1: MSLYEATVRRMGKSESQMDIMEKSGKPGKRGWTVAEIGLSVLLLLVSCALAGLVVLYTSVLKEQSQRSSVSRSSADMGGQLLRSNLDSVCTTADCVIAASRLLQNMDASVKPCDNFYQYACGGWLDRHVIPETSSRHSVFDILRDKLEIVLKGALETESKEDRDAIKKAKILYSSCLNESLIEQRDSQPLLMLIDIIGDWPVASDDWNATSEEEWNLEDTLATMTARFHKKALLDMYVWTDDRDSRRHIVYIDQPGLGMPSRDYYFNDGNYKRVREAYLHFMVAIAKMTREDRNLTQDDERVWEEMMQVLDLETDIANATLPAEERQDVTVLYNKMTVTELQSTFGFNGFNWTRFIRGVLSSVSLTVELEEEVVVYSSPYLDKMNEVLSRHSVRTMQNYLTWQLVIDRVNSLSRRFKDARARYRKTLYGTTVEDAWWRECVRYVQSSMENAVGALYVRETFAGESKRMVSDLIGKIQTAYVETLEELGWMDATSKEKAREKAMAIKEHIGYPDHILQEDNQKLDQEYAHLNFSEEHYFENILENLKSEAHKSLKKLREPVDPNLWIIGAAVVNAFYSPNRNQIVFPAGILQPPFFSKHQQQALNFGGIGMVIGHEITHGFDDNGRNFDKDGNMLNWWSNYSAEHFKEQSQCIVQQYGKFNWKLAGGQNVSGISTLGENIADNGGVRQAYKAYLKWVETEGEEPRLPGLDMDHKQLFFLNFAQVWCGAYRPEYASQSIKTDSHSPLEYRVLGSLQNFEAFSEAFQCQQGSPMNPEQKCRVW, from the exons AGGCTACAGTCAGGAGAATGGGCAAATCTGAAAGCCAAATGGATATCATGGAGAAATCGGGTAAACCTGGCAAACGTGGATGGACGGTAGCAGAAATCGGTCTGTCTGTGCTCCTGCTGCTAGTCAGCTGCGCCTTGGCCGGCCTGGTGGTCCTCTACACATCGGTGCTCAAAG AACAATCTCAGCGTTCGAGTGTGTCTCGCAGCTCAGCAGACATGGGAG GTCAGCTGTTGCGCTCCAACCTCGACAGTGTGTGCACAACTGCAGACTGCGTAATCGCAG CGTCACGGCTCCTGCAGAACATGGATGCGTCGGTGAAGCCCTGCGATAACTTCTACCAGTACGCCTGCGGGGGCTGGCTGGACCGCCATGTCATCCCCGAGACCAGCTCGCGTCACAGCGTCTTTGACATCCTCAGGGACAAGCTGGAGATTGTTCTCAAAG GTGCTTTGGAGACGGAAAGCAAAGAAGACAGAGATGCCATCAAGAAAGCCAAAATACTTTACAGCTCCTGCTTGAATGAAA GCCTCATTGAGCAGCGCGACTCTCAGCCACTCCTGATGCTCATCGACATTATCGGCGACTGGCCTGTGGCTTCTGATGACTGGAACGCCACCTCTG AGGAAGAATGGAACCTCGAGGACACGCTGGCCACAATGACCGCTCGCTTTCATAAGAAGGCTCTCCTGGACATGTACGTGTGGACCGACGACCGAGATTCTCGGCGCCATATCGTTTAT ATTGACCAGCCGGGACTTGGGATGCCTTCAAGAGATTATTATTTTAACGATGGAAACTACAAAAGG GTTCGCGAGGCCTACCTCCACTTCATGGTCGCCATCGCCAAGATGACCCGTGAGGACAGGAACCTGACGCAGGACGATGAACGCGTGTGGGAGGAAATGATGCAAGTCTTGGACCTGGAGACGGACATTGCCAAC GCCACATTGCCGGCTGAGGAGCGTCAGGATGTCACCGTTCTTTACAACAAGATGACGGTGACCGAGCTGCAGAGTACTTTTGGCTTTAAC GGTTTTAACTGGACACGGTTTATTCGAGGCGTGCTATCCAGCGTGTCACTCACTGTGGAGCTGGAAGAGGAAGTGGTGGTGTACAGCTCACCTTACCTGGACAAGATGAATGAAGTCCTCTCCAGACACAGTGTTCG AACTATGCAGAACTATCTTACCTGGCAGCTGGTCATTGACAGAGTTAACAGCTTAAGTCGACGTTTCAAAGACGCCAGGGCCCGTTACAGGAAG ACTCTGTATGGGACCACGGTGGAGGATGCCTGGTGGCGAGAATGTGTCCGATACGTCCAGAGCAGCATGGAGAATGCCGTCGGAGCGCTGTACGTACGAGAGACTTTTGCCGGGGAAAGCAAACGAATG GTCAGTGACCTCATCGGAAAAATCCAAACAGCGTATGTGGAAACACTTGAGGAGCTAGGCTGGATGGATGCAACCTCTAAGGAGAAGGCCAGAGAGAAG GCCATGGCCATCAAAGAGCATATTGGCTATCCAGATCACATTCTGCAAGAAGATAACCAGAAACTGGACCAAGAGTATGCTCAC TTGAATTTTAGCGAGGAACACTACTTTGAGAACATTCTGGAGAATCTCAAGTCTGAGGCCCACAAGAGTTTGAAGAAGCTCAGAGAGCCGGTGGATCCTAACTT GTGGATCATCGGtgctgcagtggtgaacgctttTTACTCTCCCAACAGAAACCAGATCG TGTTTCCCGCAGGCATCCTGCAGCCACCTTTCTTCAGTAAACATCAACAGCAGGCTTTGAACTTCGGTGGAATCGGAATGGTCATCGGTCATGAGATCACGCATGGATTTGATGATAATG GGCGTAATTTCGACAAGGACGGCAACATGCTCAACTGGTGGAGTAATTACTCGGCAGAACATTTCAAGGAGCAGTCACAGTGCATAGTGCAGCAGTACGGGAAGTTCAACTGGAAACTTGCTGGCGGACAAAAC GTGAGCGGAATCAGCACTTTAGGGGAGAACATAGCTGATAACGGAGGGGTTCGGCAAGCCTATAAG GCTTACCTTAAGTGGGTGGAGACAGAAGGAGAAGAGCCTCGTCTGCCTGGTCTGGACATGGATCACAAGCAGTTGTTCTTTCTTAACTTTGCCCAA GTTTGGTGCGGGGCATATCGACCCGAATATGCCAGCCAATCCATTAAGACGGACTCTCACAGCCCTTTAGAATACAG GGTTCTCGGTTCACTCCAGAATTTTGAAGCCTTCTCAGAGGCGTTCCAGTGCCAGCAAGGGAGCCCGATGAACCCAGAGCAAAAATGTCGCGTCTGGTAG